In Tenacibaculum pacificus, a single window of DNA contains:
- a CDS encoding alpha/beta fold hydrolase has translation MLNYYSYKHTDSTQWVTFVHGAGGSSSIWHKQLRDFKKHFNVLILDLRGHGDSKTIIKTPFNKKYTFDAITEDIVEVLDYLQIKESHFVGISLGTILIRNLAEKKPDLVKSMIMGGAIIKLNLRSRFLIFTGNLCKSIVPYMLLYKLFAFIIMPKKNHKKSRSLFVNEAKKLYQKEFLRWFKLTSEINPLLRLFRMNDIKIPTLYIMGEEDHLFLPSIKTIVTKHVSASLVVIKKCGHVVNVENPTVFNSKTITYINSIA, from the coding sequence TTGTTAAATTACTATTCTTACAAACATACTGATTCTACACAATGGGTTACATTTGTACATGGTGCTGGTGGAAGTAGTTCTATTTGGCACAAACAACTCCGAGATTTTAAAAAACACTTTAATGTTTTAATTTTAGATTTACGTGGTCATGGCGATAGTAAAACTATTATAAAAACACCGTTTAATAAAAAATATACTTTTGATGCTATTACAGAAGATATTGTAGAAGTTCTAGATTATTTACAAATTAAAGAATCGCATTTTGTAGGTATATCTTTAGGGACTATTTTAATTAGAAATCTTGCCGAAAAAAAACCAGACTTAGTCAAAAGTATGATTATGGGTGGCGCTATTATCAAATTAAATTTACGTTCTCGTTTTTTAATTTTCACAGGAAACTTATGTAAATCAATTGTTCCTTATATGCTATTATACAAGCTTTTTGCTTTTATAATTATGCCGAAGAAAAATCATAAAAAATCACGTTCACTTTTTGTTAATGAAGCTAAAAAATTATATCAAAAAGAGTTTTTACGTTGGTTTAAATTAACTTCTGAAATAAATCCATTATTACGTTTATTCAGAATGAATGATATTAAAATACCAACTTTATATATTATGGGCGAGGAAGACCATTTATTTTTACCTTCTATAAAAACCATCGTAACAAAGCATGTTTCTGCATCTTTAGTTGTCATCAAAAAATGTGGACACGTTGTAAATGTTGAAAATCCTACTGTTTTTAACTCAAAAACTATTACGTATATTAATTCTATCGCATAA
- a CDS encoding DEAD/DEAH box helicase, with product MAMTVKTQEDILAKLNIYELNEMQKKAISVVETNANTVILSPTGTGKTLGFLLPALKLIDPENKDIQVLILVPSRELAIQIEQVIREMGTGFKVNAVYGGRAMAKDKIELKHIPSILIGTPGRILDHFANERFSKESIKTLILDEFDKSLEVGFESEMRGIINQLPNLKKRILTSATQETEIPQFVGLNKPTVLNYLTGKKSRQLTLKTVISPVKNKNKTLHELLQRVGNQQGIIFCNLKDSINHVSEFLEKNKIAHSCFSGGMEQRDRERSLIKFRNGTSQVLIATDLAARGIDIPEMKYIIHYELPERIEEFTHRNGRTARVNAKGTAYILKWQKENLPDFLKNIPNEDISHKQKIKAHYWETLFISGGRKDKISKGDIAGLFFKKGNLTKEQLGVIELKQDCAFIAVPVSEAKKLIEELNNTRLKNKKVRITLA from the coding sequence ATGGCAATGACAGTAAAAACACAGGAAGATATTTTAGCAAAATTAAATATCTATGAGTTAAACGAAATGCAGAAAAAAGCCATTTCAGTAGTAGAAACAAATGCAAATACGGTTATATTATCGCCAACAGGAACTGGTAAAACTTTAGGTTTTTTATTACCAGCCTTGAAGTTAATTGACCCAGAAAATAAAGATATTCAAGTATTAATTTTAGTTCCATCAAGAGAATTAGCTATTCAAATAGAACAAGTTATTCGTGAAATGGGAACAGGGTTTAAAGTAAATGCTGTTTACGGTGGGCGTGCAATGGCAAAAGATAAAATTGAATTAAAACATATACCAAGTATTTTAATTGGTACACCTGGTAGAATTTTAGATCACTTTGCAAACGAGCGTTTTTCTAAAGAGAGTATCAAAACTTTGATTTTAGATGAATTCGATAAATCATTAGAGGTTGGTTTTGAATCTGAAATGAGAGGAATTATCAATCAATTACCAAATCTTAAAAAACGTATTTTAACTTCTGCAACGCAAGAAACAGAAATTCCACAATTTGTAGGTTTAAATAAACCAACAGTATTAAATTATTTAACAGGAAAGAAATCAAGACAACTAACTTTAAAAACAGTTATTTCTCCTGTTAAAAACAAAAATAAAACGTTACATGAATTATTACAACGTGTAGGAAATCAGCAAGGAATTATTTTTTGTAATTTAAAAGATAGCATTAATCACGTAAGCGAATTTTTAGAAAAAAATAAAATTGCACACAGTTGTTTTTCTGGAGGAATGGAACAAAGAGATCGTGAGCGTTCATTAATAAAATTCAGAAATGGAACAAGTCAAGTATTAATTGCAACTGATTTAGCTGCAAGAGGTATTGATATTCCTGAAATGAAATATATTATTCATTACGAATTACCAGAAAGAATTGAAGAGTTTACTCATAGAAACGGTAGAACTGCAAGAGTAAATGCAAAAGGAACAGCATATATTTTAAAATGGCAAAAAGAAAATTTACCAGATTTTCTTAAAAATATTCCTAATGAAGATATTTCTCATAAACAAAAAATAAAAGCTCATTATTGGGAAACTTTATTTATTTCAGGAGGAAGAAAAGATAAAATATCAAAAGGAGATATTGCAGGATTATTCTTTAAAAAAGGAAACTTAACCAAAGAACAATTAGGAGTTATTGAATTAAAGCAAGATTGTGCTTTTATCGCAGTTCCTGTAAGTGAAGCGAAAAAATTAATTGAAGAATTAAATAATACTCGTTTAAAAAATAAAAAAGTACGTATTACTTTGGCTTAA
- a CDS encoding tRNA dihydrouridine synthase, with translation MSFTLLSSPLQGFTDFRFRNAQHKYFGGIDTYYAPYIRLNGKMIIKSSYKRDLLPENNDTLTVIPQVITNDPDEFLFVAKYVQSLGYKELNWNLGCPYPMVTKSGMGSGLICNPAKIDEVLHKAHNESDILVSMKMRMGYENSEEILNSFPILDKYPLKNVAIHARIGKQLYKGGVDLDAFQKCIDVAKHQLYYNGDITNVAGFKAMQERFPSISHFMIGRGLIADPFLPQMIKDNTTEYPEDRWQRFEAFHNEIYQQYDEALSGPTPIKMKMLGFWEYFSKSFDNPQKTYKQIKKAGNQKKYQIAVKEILSNEKRL, from the coding sequence ATGAGTTTTACTTTACTTTCATCACCATTACAAGGCTTTACCGATTTTAGATTTAGAAATGCACAGCATAAATATTTCGGAGGTATTGATACTTATTACGCACCATACATTCGATTGAATGGAAAAATGATTATAAAATCAAGTTATAAGCGTGATTTGTTACCTGAAAACAACGATACTTTAACCGTAATTCCACAGGTAATAACAAACGATCCTGATGAATTTTTATTTGTTGCAAAATATGTACAAAGCTTAGGCTATAAAGAATTAAACTGGAATTTAGGTTGCCCGTATCCGATGGTTACAAAATCAGGAATGGGTTCTGGATTAATTTGTAATCCCGCAAAAATTGATGAAGTTTTACACAAAGCACACAACGAATCGGATATTTTAGTTTCGATGAAAATGCGAATGGGTTATGAAAATAGTGAAGAAATTTTAAACTCCTTCCCTATTTTAGATAAATACCCTTTAAAAAATGTAGCAATTCACGCACGTATAGGAAAACAATTATACAAAGGTGGTGTTGATTTAGATGCTTTTCAAAAATGTATTGATGTTGCTAAACATCAATTATATTATAACGGAGACATTACTAATGTTGCTGGTTTTAAAGCGATGCAAGAACGCTTCCCTAGTATTAGTCATTTTATGATTGGTCGTGGTTTAATTGCTGATCCGTTTTTACCACAAATGATTAAAGACAATACAACCGAATATCCTGAAGATAGATGGCAAAGATTTGAAGCTTTTCATAATGAAATTTATCAACAATATGATGAAGCTTTATCAGGACCAACACCTATCAAAATGAAAATGTTAGGTTTTTGGGAATATTTTTCAAAGTCATTTGATAATCCGCAGAAAACCTACAAACAGATTAAAAAAGCTGGGAATCAGAAAAAATATCAAATAGCTGTAAAAGAAATTTTAAGTAATGAAAAACGTCTTTAA
- the pbpC gene encoding penicillin-binding protein 1C, producing MPKQLFLAPTSTVVTAKNNELLGAVIAKDGQWRFPELDSIPKKFEICILQFEDAHFYQHFGFNPISIGKAFIENIKAKRVIRGGSTLTQQVIRLSRKNKSRSYIEKIKELVLATRLEFRYSKENIIKLYASHAPFGGNVVGLEMASWRYFGLQPHQLSWAETATLAVLPNAPSLIYPGKNQQRLKEKRNRLLKKLYQQKIIDAITYELSLEETLPQKPYGLPNLAPHFVQEVAKNHQEKYIQSSLDIHLQKQVNTLVKQHYERQKQNEVYNMSVLVLDVTTRKVLSYVGNSPTDKAHQKDVNNVISARSTGSTLKPFLYAQMLQSGAILPTQLVADVPTEIAGYTPKNYDLTFDGAVPANEALTRSLNIPAVRMLQTYGLEKFRADLKAYNINDIDKSADYYGLSLILGGAEASLWDLCKTFASYASIVNHFEITKHNYYSNEFIEPSYLNSDKVSFGNIQEDYTYIDAGAIFTTLNTLTEVNRPFTDQAWKYFDSSQKIAWKTGTSFGNKDAWAIGVTPKYVVGVWVGNSDGEGRPDLTGVGSAGPLLFNVFDVLPKSDWFLEPFEALIEEDICEKSGYLALPICKSVIKRIPKNGVRAKPYPYHKQITVDVSEKFQVNSNCESITNIKTKTWFILPPLMAHYYQQKNAEYSVLPNYRSDCNKLENNTMDFVFPTKYRSKISLTKGVNNKINPLILKVTHTNSDAILYWYLNDVFIGNTTQYHEQAIIPKKGTHKITVIDNLGNEEIRFIEIL from the coding sequence TTGCCGAAACAATTATTTTTAGCACCAACATCAACAGTCGTAACTGCAAAAAACAATGAATTATTAGGTGCTGTTATCGCAAAAGATGGGCAATGGCGATTTCCTGAATTAGATTCTATTCCTAAAAAATTTGAAATCTGTATTTTACAATTTGAAGATGCTCATTTTTATCAGCATTTTGGTTTCAACCCAATATCAATAGGAAAAGCTTTTATTGAAAACATCAAAGCAAAACGAGTAATTAGAGGCGGAAGTACGCTTACACAACAAGTAATTCGATTATCAAGAAAAAATAAAAGTAGGTCTTATATCGAGAAAATAAAAGAACTCGTTCTAGCAACTCGATTAGAATTTAGATATTCAAAAGAAAATATTATAAAATTATATGCCTCTCATGCTCCTTTCGGAGGAAATGTCGTTGGCTTAGAAATGGCTTCTTGGCGATATTTTGGATTACAACCGCATCAATTATCATGGGCAGAAACAGCAACTTTAGCGGTATTGCCAAATGCTCCTTCGTTAATTTATCCAGGGAAAAATCAACAAAGATTAAAAGAAAAAAGAAATAGATTGCTTAAAAAATTATATCAACAAAAAATTATCGATGCGATTACTTATGAATTATCTTTAGAAGAAACTTTGCCTCAAAAACCTTACGGATTACCAAACTTAGCACCTCATTTTGTACAAGAAGTTGCTAAAAATCATCAAGAAAAATATATACAAAGTTCTTTAGATATTCATTTACAAAAGCAAGTGAATACTTTAGTTAAGCAACATTATGAGCGTCAAAAACAAAATGAAGTATATAATATGTCTGTATTAGTTTTAGATGTTACTACAAGAAAAGTATTAAGTTATGTAGGAAACTCGCCAACAGATAAAGCACATCAAAAAGATGTAAACAATGTTATTTCGGCACGAAGTACGGGAAGTACTTTAAAACCGTTTTTATATGCACAAATGTTACAGTCGGGTGCTATATTACCGACACAATTAGTTGCAGATGTTCCTACGGAAATTGCAGGTTACACTCCAAAAAATTACGATTTAACTTTTGACGGAGCAGTTCCTGCTAATGAAGCATTAACTCGTTCTTTAAATATTCCTGCGGTTCGCATGTTGCAAACGTACGGATTAGAAAAATTCAGAGCAGACTTAAAAGCATATAATATTAATGACATTGATAAATCGGCAGATTATTATGGATTATCATTAATTTTAGGAGGAGCGGAAGCTAGCCTATGGGATTTGTGTAAAACATTTGCAAGCTATGCGAGTATTGTAAATCATTTTGAAATTACAAAACATAATTATTATTCAAATGAATTTATTGAGCCTAGTTATTTAAATTCTGATAAAGTCAGTTTCGGAAATATTCAAGAAGATTATACATATATTGATGCAGGCGCTATTTTCACAACGTTAAATACTTTGACAGAAGTAAACAGACCTTTTACAGATCAGGCTTGGAAATATTTTGATTCTTCTCAGAAAATAGCTTGGAAAACAGGAACTAGTTTCGGAAATAAAGATGCGTGGGCAATTGGAGTAACTCCAAAATATGTTGTCGGAGTTTGGGTTGGAAATTCTGACGGAGAAGGAAGACCCGATTTAACAGGTGTAGGAAGTGCAGGTCCATTATTATTTAATGTTTTTGATGTGTTACCAAAATCAGATTGGTTTTTAGAACCTTTTGAAGCATTAATTGAAGAAGATATTTGCGAAAAAAGCGGATATTTAGCGTTACCAATTTGTAAATCGGTTATAAAACGGATTCCTAAAAATGGAGTAAGAGCAAAGCCGTACCCGTATCACAAACAAATAACTGTTGATGTTTCTGAAAAATTCCAAGTAAATTCTAATTGTGAGTCAATCACAAACATAAAAACTAAAACATGGTTTATTTTGCCTCCGTTAATGGCACATTATTATCAGCAAAAAAATGCAGAATACAGCGTGCTACCTAATTATAGAAGCGATTGCAATAAATTAGAAAATAACACGATGGATTTTGTATTTCCTACCAAATACCGTTCTAAAATATCCTTAACAAAAGGAGTCAATAACAAAATCAATCCTTTAATTTTAAAAGTAACGCACACAAATTCAGATGCCATTTTGTATTGGTATTTAAATGATGTTTTCATTGGAAATACGACTCAATATCACGAACAGGCAATTATTCCTAAAAAAGGAACTCACAAAATTACGGTGATAGATAATCTAGGAAACGAAGAAATACGATTTATAGAAATATTATAA
- a CDS encoding DUF6787 family protein: protein MEKLKQRWGLKTNWDVIAVIIVFSINGTFASWVAKPITAFLGLSIETTSPWIYWPLRILLIFPIYQTTLPLVGWIFGQFKFFWAFEKKFLSRLGLGFLFKDKNN, encoded by the coding sequence ATGGAAAAATTAAAACAACGTTGGGGTTTAAAAACTAATTGGGATGTAATTGCAGTTATAATAGTATTTTCTATTAATGGTACATTTGCTTCTTGGGTAGCAAAACCTATTACTGCTTTTTTAGGACTTTCTATTGAAACTACTTCACCTTGGATATATTGGCCTTTACGTATTTTACTTATTTTTCCTATTTATCAAACAACATTACCTTTAGTTGGATGGATTTTTGGTCAATTTAAATTTTTCTGGGCTTTTGAAAAAAAGTTTTTAAGTCGTTTAGGATTAGGTTTTCTTTTTAAAGATAAAAATAATTAG
- a CDS encoding DUF937 domain-containing protein produces MAGILDLLNSDLGKSIISGVAGSTGQDTNKTSSVLTMALPVLMKAMQRNSATPEGAQGLMEALNKHDGGILDNLGGLFDGGVNPDVLQDGDNILKHVLGTKQQGVEQVIGQKSGMDSNAVASILKTAAPLLMGLLGKQSRQNNIGNSNDLGGMLSGLLGGSSADKEQNFLEQILDADGDGSIVDDVAGMILGGNNSQSSGGVILGGLLGGIFGKK; encoded by the coding sequence ATGGCAGGAATTTTAGACTTATTAAACAGTGACTTAGGTAAATCAATTATATCAGGAGTAGCAGGATCAACAGGACAGGATACTAATAAAACAAGTAGTGTTTTAACAATGGCTTTACCTGTATTAATGAAAGCAATGCAACGTAACTCTGCAACACCAGAAGGTGCTCAAGGTTTAATGGAAGCTTTAAATAAACATGATGGAGGTATTTTAGATAATTTAGGTGGATTATTTGACGGTGGTGTAAATCCTGATGTTTTACAAGATGGTGATAATATTTTAAAGCACGTTTTAGGAACAAAACAACAAGGTGTAGAACAAGTTATAGGTCAAAAATCTGGAATGGATTCTAATGCTGTAGCAAGTATTTTAAAAACAGCTGCTCCTTTATTAATGGGACTTTTAGGAAAACAATCTCGTCAAAATAACATTGGTAATTCAAATGATTTAGGTGGTATGTTATCAGGTTTACTTGGTGGTAGTTCTGCTGATAAAGAACAAAATTTTTTAGAACAAATTTTAGATGCTGACGGTGACGGTAGTATTGTTGATGATGTTGCAGGTATGATTTTAGGAGGTAATAATTCTCAAAGTTCTGGAGGAGTAATACTTGGTGGATTATTGGGAGGTATTTTTGGTAAAAAATAA
- a CDS encoding dicarboxylate/amino acid:cation symporter produces MKKLALHWQILIGMILGILFGIGMTFTEGGASFVGNWIKPLGTIFVKLLKLIAVPLIIASLIKGISDLKDISKFKNIGLRTMVIYVGTTVVAITIGLALVNIVQPGNGISEETITRLTETYANSGGVQAKIAEASKQKSSGPLQFLVDMVPDNAIKAMGSNKSMLQVIFFTIFLGISMLLIGEKKSKPLKNFFDSLNEAVLKMVDLIMLSAPYAVFALLATVVVSSKDPDLLFALLKYAFTVIGGLLIMVTFYMVLISVFTKKNPIWFLKQISPAQLLAFSTSSSAATLPVTMERVEEHVGVDKEVSSFVLPVGATINMDGTSLYQAVAAVFIAQALSFDLSFGDQLTIILTALLASIGSAAVPGAGMVMLVIVLESVGFPADKLAIGLALIFAVDRPLDMCRTVINVTGDATVATLVAKSVGKLGEPNPQNWDDNYEEVK; encoded by the coding sequence ATGAAAAAACTAGCTTTACACTGGCAGATTTTAATAGGAATGATTCTAGGTATCTTATTTGGAATTGGAATGACATTTACAGAAGGAGGTGCTTCTTTTGTAGGGAATTGGATAAAACCGCTAGGTACAATTTTTGTTAAATTATTAAAATTAATAGCAGTACCATTAATTATAGCTTCTTTGATAAAAGGAATATCAGACTTAAAAGATATTTCTAAATTTAAGAATATTGGGTTACGTACTATGGTTATTTATGTAGGAACTACAGTTGTAGCTATAACTATAGGTTTAGCATTGGTTAATATAGTACAGCCAGGTAATGGAATATCAGAAGAAACTATTACTAGATTAACAGAAACATATGCAAATAGCGGAGGAGTACAAGCTAAAATAGCAGAAGCTAGTAAACAAAAATCAAGTGGACCTTTACAATTTTTAGTCGATATGGTTCCTGATAATGCCATAAAAGCAATGGGAAGTAACAAGTCAATGTTACAGGTAATTTTCTTTACTATTTTCTTAGGGATATCAATGTTATTAATAGGAGAAAAAAAATCAAAACCATTAAAAAACTTTTTTGACTCATTAAATGAAGCTGTCTTAAAAATGGTTGATTTAATTATGCTATCAGCACCTTATGCTGTATTTGCATTATTAGCAACAGTAGTTGTATCATCTAAAGATCCTGATTTATTATTTGCATTATTAAAATATGCTTTTACAGTAATTGGAGGATTATTAATTATGGTTACTTTTTATATGGTTTTAATAAGTGTATTTACAAAAAAGAATCCAATTTGGTTTTTAAAACAAATAAGTCCTGCACAATTATTAGCGTTTTCTACCAGTTCAAGTGCTGCAACTTTACCCGTAACAATGGAACGTGTTGAAGAACATGTAGGAGTTGATAAAGAAGTTTCTAGTTTTGTATTGCCAGTAGGAGCAACCATTAATATGGATGGAACAAGTTTATATCAAGCTGTAGCCGCTGTATTTATAGCACAAGCATTAAGTTTTGATTTATCTTTTGGAGATCAATTAACAATTATATTAACAGCATTATTAGCATCAATAGGTTCGGCAGCAGTACCAGGAGCTGGTATGGTTATGTTAGTAATTGTATTAGAATCGGTAGGTTTTCCTGCGGATAAATTAGCAATAGGATTAGCTTTAATTTTTGCTGTTGATAGACCTTTAGATATGTGTAGAACTGTTATTAATGTAACAGGTGATGCAACAGTTGCTACTTTAGTTGCTAAATCGGTAGGTAAATTAGGAGAACCAAATCCTCAGAATTGGGATGATAATTATGAGGAGGTAAAATAA
- a CDS encoding DUF7935 family protein, protein MEDKIIEGLAYALPAMVTGGVAYFILGAFMKKDDDVIKFNALVDKKRESLPIKLQAYERLLLFCERINPTKLLVRVPPIGNDTNSYLQLLIANIEQEYEHNMVQQLYVSEDSWKATVAAKLTIISKLRKTVETSETAKDLRESVLIYYSQNENPTQTSIAYLKQEVKKLI, encoded by the coding sequence ATGGAAGATAAAATTATTGAAGGATTAGCATATGCATTACCCGCCATGGTAACGGGCGGAGTCGCTTATTTTATATTAGGAGCTTTTATGAAAAAAGACGATGATGTAATAAAATTTAATGCCTTAGTTGACAAAAAACGAGAAAGTTTACCTATAAAACTTCAAGCTTATGAACGTTTACTATTATTCTGTGAACGTATAAATCCTACAAAGTTATTAGTTAGAGTACCTCCTATCGGAAATGATACCAATAGTTACTTACAATTATTAATTGCTAATATTGAACAAGAGTATGAGCATAATATGGTACAACAATTATATGTATCTGAAGATAGCTGGAAAGCAACTGTAGCTGCAAAATTAACTATAATTTCGAAACTTAGAAAAACAGTTGAAACTTCAGAAACAGCAAAAGATTTACGAGAAAGTGTTTTAATTTATTATTCTCAAAATGAAAACCCAACACAAACGTCAATAGCATATTTAAAACAAGAAGTGAAAAAATTGATCTAA
- a CDS encoding ATP-dependent helicase yields the protein MNTYLEQLNEPQRAAVLQKDGPMIIIAGAGSGKTRVLTYRIAHLMEQGIDSFNILSLTFTNKAAREMKERIGGVVGTSEAKNLWMGTFHSVFSRILRSESDRLGYPSNFTIYDTQDSVRLISSIIKEMQLDKEQYKPKQILSRISSFKNSLITVRAYSLNPELQEADLKARRPRVGDIYKAYVDRCFKAGAMDFDDLLLRTNELLTRFPEVLAKYQNRFKYIMVDEYQDTNHSQYLIVKALADRFQNICVVGDDSQSIYSFRGANINNILNFQKDYPDVKTFKLEQNYRSTNNIVEAANSVIDKNKTKLDKEVWTANDAGESIKIMRTISDGEEGRFVAQSILDNKEEHQLTNDSFAILYRTNAQSRAMEDALRKKDIKYKIYGGISFYQRKEIKDLLSYLRILINPNDEEALKRIINYPARGIGASTMDKLAIAADHYNKSIFDILVNINTIDLKINAGTKNKLANFTRMIQRFQIEAQKMNAFEIADLVVKRIELVQDLQKDGTQEGVNKVENIQELLNGIKDFITDKIETGDDASLPIFLEDVALATDFDSETDDTPMVSLMTIHLSKGLEYPYVYIVGLEEGLFPSAMSMTTRSELEEERRLFYVALTRAEKVAYLTYAKTRYRWGKLTDGDPSRFLEEIAPEFVEYLSPKISGRLENRFMDDDLFDTNDFSRKIRFEKPIQKQRKEFISKKEKPNLIPSKSKLKIKPQLNIPINLFSGEINIGNFVEHNRFGTGEVIALEGKGPNKKAEIKFGTVGKKKLLLQFAKLKVIG from the coding sequence TTGAATACTTATTTAGAGCAACTTAACGAACCACAAAGAGCAGCCGTTTTACAAAAAGATGGCCCAATGATAATTATAGCAGGAGCAGGATCTGGTAAAACACGAGTTTTAACTTATCGTATTGCTCATTTAATGGAACAAGGAATTGATTCTTTTAATATTTTATCGCTAACATTTACAAACAAAGCAGCACGTGAAATGAAAGAACGTATTGGCGGAGTTGTTGGAACTAGTGAGGCTAAAAATTTATGGATGGGAACTTTTCATTCTGTTTTTTCTCGAATTTTAAGATCGGAATCAGACCGTTTAGGGTATCCTTCTAATTTTACAATTTACGATACACAAGATTCTGTTCGTTTAATATCAAGTATTATCAAAGAAATGCAACTTGATAAAGAGCAGTATAAACCAAAACAAATTTTAAGTAGAATTTCATCTTTTAAAAATAGTTTAATAACTGTTCGTGCTTATTCTTTAAATCCAGAATTGCAAGAAGCCGATTTAAAAGCCAGAAGACCTAGAGTAGGTGATATTTATAAAGCTTATGTTGATAGATGTTTCAAAGCTGGAGCAATGGATTTTGATGATTTATTGTTAAGAACAAATGAATTGTTAACTCGTTTTCCTGAAGTATTAGCTAAATATCAAAATCGTTTTAAATATATTATGGTTGATGAGTATCAAGATACAAATCATTCGCAATATTTAATTGTAAAAGCTTTGGCTGATCGTTTTCAGAATATTTGTGTTGTTGGTGATGATTCGCAAAGTATTTATAGTTTCCGTGGAGCTAACATCAATAATATTTTAAATTTTCAAAAAGATTATCCTGATGTTAAAACCTTTAAACTAGAACAAAATTATCGATCAACAAATAATATTGTAGAAGCTGCAAATAGTGTTATCGATAAAAATAAAACAAAGTTAGATAAGGAAGTCTGGACTGCAAATGATGCAGGTGAAAGCATTAAAATAATGCGTACTATTTCTGATGGTGAAGAAGGTCGTTTTGTTGCACAATCTATTTTAGATAATAAAGAAGAGCATCAATTAACAAATGATTCGTTTGCTATTTTATACAGAACCAATGCGCAATCAAGAGCAATGGAAGATGCTTTGCGTAAAAAAGATATCAAATATAAAATTTACGGAGGAATCTCTTTTTATCAACGAAAAGAAATAAAAGATTTATTATCATATTTACGTATTTTAATAAATCCGAATGATGAAGAAGCATTAAAGCGAATTATTAATTATCCAGCAAGAGGAATTGGAGCTAGTACTATGGATAAATTAGCAATAGCTGCTGATCATTATAATAAATCAATCTTTGATATTTTGGTAAATATAAATACCATCGATTTAAAAATAAATGCAGGAACTAAAAATAAATTAGCTAATTTTACAAGAATGATTCAGCGTTTTCAAATAGAAGCGCAAAAAATGAATGCTTTTGAAATTGCTGATTTAGTCGTAAAACGAATTGAACTAGTTCAAGATTTACAAAAAGACGGTACACAAGAAGGTGTAAATAAAGTTGAAAATATTCAAGAATTATTAAATGGTATAAAAGATTTTATTACAGATAAAATTGAAACAGGCGATGATGCATCATTACCTATATTTTTAGAAGATGTGGCGTTGGCAACAGATTTTGATAGTGAAACTGATGATACACCGATGGTTTCATTAATGACAATTCATTTATCAAAAGGATTAGAATATCCGTATGTATATATTGTAGGTTTAGAAGAAGGTTTGTTTCCTTCGGCAATGAGTATGACTACTCGTAGTGAACTAGAAGAAGAACGTCGTTTGTTTTATGTAGCCTTAACTAGAGCTGAAAAAGTTGCTTATTTAACATATGCAAAAACTCGTTATCGTTGGGGGAAATTAACAGATGGAGATCCTAGTCGTTTTTTAGAAGAAATCGCTCCTGAATTTGTAGAGTATTTATCACCTAAAATTTCAGGAAGACTAGAAAATCGATTTATGGATGATGATTTGTTTGATACAAATGATTTTTCTAGAAAAATAAGATTTGAAAAACCAATACAAAAACAACGAAAAGAATTTATATCTAAAAAAGAAAAGCCTAATTTAATACCTTCAAAAAGTAAACTGAAAATAAAGCCTCAATTAAATATACCAATCAATTTATTTTCAGGAGAAATTAATATTGGTAATTTTGTAGAGCATAATCGTTTTGGAACTGGTGAAGTAATTGCCTTAGAAGGAAAAGGACCTAATAAAAAAGCAGAAATTAAATTTGGTACGGTTGGTAAAAAGAAATTATTATTACAATTTGCAAAACTAAAGGTAATCGGATAA